Within the Borrelia hispanica CRI genome, the region TACATTCACTAATTAAAGACCACGATACTAATGAAAAAAAATTTCAAATAATGAAAGACATACTTGAAAATAAAAATAGTAAAATCTATACAGATATATCTAAATTATTGACAGATTAAAAATTAGTAACAAACCAAATTATTAACTGAAGATAAGTAAACATTTAGCAACTACTAAATCGTAGTTGCTAATCAAATAATAATCAAAGTAATTCATACAACATAACAATAATCGCTGTATATTTTAAAATCACAAATATGTATTAAAATGAGGAGATTTTATATGAAAATAACCAATTTTACTTTGATTTTATTACTATTAATGAGTAGTTGTGAACAAGATAATAATACAAATAAAGGAATTAAGAGCAGAAATAAAAGAGACTTAGAACAACAAGTAGAAGCACAAAAAACACCTGAAGAAGATTTGAGAGAAAAGTTAAGTGACAATCAAAAACAGGGCCTAGATTTTTTAAAAGAAGCTTTAAGTAGTGAATCTGATTTTAACAATTTTCTAAATGCAGAAGAATCTCAAATAAAAGAAGCTCTTGATCACATTCAATCAGAACTTGCAAAATGCACAGGAGATGACGCAGAACAACAAAAAGAAACATTTAAAGAAGTAGTAAAGGGTGCTTTGGGGGGTGAATTAGATAAATTTACAGAACAAGCATCTAGTGCTTGTGGACAAGGCAATTAATCAGACAATCAAAAGAATTTAAAAACAAGATTTAAGAAAGAGAGTACCAAGATATTTTGATAAAAGTAAAAGTATAAATAAAAAGATTTAAAAAAAGGTATAAGTAAACAAAATGTTAACTTGAAGTTAACACAGAAAGATAAGTTAAAAAAAGAAGAGAGATATCTCTCATTGCAAACAGATGGGTCTTTAAAATAAAATCTAGAAAGAATATACAGCAAATTTTTAAGTATTTGTTAAAGCTACCACAAAGTATACTATATATTTTGT harbors:
- a CDS encoding Mlp family lipoprotein, translating into MKITNFTLILLLLMSSCEQDNNTNKGIKSRNKRDLEQQVEAQKTPEEDLREKLSDNQKQGLDFLKEALSSESDFNNFLNAEESQIKEALDHIQSELAKCTGDDAEQQKETFKEVVKGALGGELDKFTEQASSACGQGN